The Oncorhynchus keta strain PuntledgeMale-10-30-2019 chromosome 22, Oket_V2, whole genome shotgun sequence genome includes the window aatcacagccgtatatattccccccccaagcagacacatcgatggctctgaacaaactttattttactctttgcaaactggaatccatacatcctgaggccgctttcattgtagctgggattttaacaaggctaatctgaaaacaagactccctaaattgtatcagcatatcgattgcgcaaccagggccagaaaaaccttggatcattgttactctaacttccgcgacgcatttAAGGCCCTGCcacgccctcctttcggaaaagctgaccacgactccattttgttgatccctgcctacagacagaaaatAAAACgggaggctcccacgctgaggtctgtccaacgctggtccgaccaagctgattccacactccaagactgcttccatcacgtggactgggatatgtttcgtattgcgtcagacgacaacattgacgaatacgctgattcggtgtgcgagttcattagaacgtgcgttgaagatgtcgtccccatagcaacgattaaaacattccctaaccagaaaccgtggattgatggcagcatccgCGTGAAattgaaagcgcgaaccactgcttttaatcagggcaaggtgactggtaacatgaccgaatacaaacagtgcagctattccctccgcaaggctattaaacaagctaagcatcagtatagagacaaagtagaatctcaattcaacggctcagacacaagaggtatgtggcagggtctacagtcaagcacggactacaagaagaaaaccagcccagtcacggaccaggatgtcttgctcccaggcagactaaataacttttttgcccgctttgagtacaatacagtgccactgacacggcctgcaacgaaaacatgcggactctccttcactgcagccgaggtgagtagaacatttaaacgtgttaaccctcacaaggctgcaggcccagacggcatccccagctgcgccctcagagcatgcgcagaccagctggccggtgtgtttacggacatattcaatcaatccctataccagtctgctgttcccacatgcttcaagagggccaccattgttcctgttcccaagaaagctaaggtaactgagctaaactaAACTAGCTAACGTCTacccagtagcactcacttccgtcatcatgaagtgctttgagagactagtcaaggaccatatcacctccaccctacctgacaccctagacccactccaatttgcttaccgcccaaataggtccacagacgatgcaatctcaaccacactgcacactgccctaacccatctggacaagaggaatacctatgtgagaatgctgttcatcgactacagctcggcattcaacaccatagtaccctccaagctcgtcatcaagctcgagaccctgggtctcgaccccgccctgtgcaactgggtactggacttcctgacgggccgcccccaggtggtgaggataggcaacaacatctccaccccgctgatcctcaacactagggccccacaagggtgcgttctgagccctctcctgtactccctgttcacccacgactgcgtgaccacgcacgcctccaactcaatcatcaagtttgcggacgacacaacagtggtaggcttgattaccaacaacgacgagatggcctacagggaggaggtgagggccctcggagtgtggtgtcaggaaaataacctcacactcaacgtcaacaaaactaaggagatgattgtggacttcaggaaacagcagagggaacacccccctatccacatcgatggaacagtagtggagagggtagtaagttttaagttcctcggcatacacatcacagacaaactgaattggtccactcacacagacagcatcgtgaagaaggcctcaggaggctgaagaaattcggcttgtcaccaaaagcactcaaacttctacagatgcacaatcgagagcatcctggcgggctatcaccgcctggtacggcaactgctccgcccacaaccgtaaggctctccagagggtagtgaggtctgcacaacgcatcaccgggggcaaactacctgccctccaggacacctacaccacccgatgttacaggaaggcttgctgtccccagtccacctggccgtgctgctgctccagtttcaactgttctgccttattattattcgaccatgctggtcatttattaagatttgaacatcttggctatgttctgttataatctccacccggcacagccagaagagcactggccaccccacatagcctggttcctctctaggtttcttcttaggttttggcctttcttgggagtttttcctagccaccgtgcttctacacctgcattgcttgctgtttggggttttaggctgggtttctgtacagcactttgagatatcagctgatgtacgaagggctatataaatacatttgatttgatcatcagATCTTCAAAATGGGTTGCTGGTGGACAGTGAGTGTGGGAGATTATATACATGATTTGATAACAAAAGAGAAAGGTACACTTATGGGTTCATTCCTTGTTCTGGTAAAATGCATTTTCTATTGTCTAGGGCAGGAAGCAGTTAAAGGCCATGGGGGTAGGGAACACTAAAAATGCAGACACATAGACGCTTAAGACTAGCTGGACATACAAGGATCAAAGAGGTTGCCTAAGGACGGGGTCAGCCAAATGACTAACTGATGGATTGCAGGCATCAGTCACATCACAGGGGAAACACAAGTCTGTTTGATCTTCGATAACCATATGAAGTGAAGGCGACCAGGGCAGCTGAACACACTAAAAACTAGAGACACACACAAAAGGGACACAGAGTTAATTACAGGGTCTAAGAACAGGCCACAGGAAGGGGGGATGTAAATTATCTTTAGGTCAAAGGAAAGGTCTTGACATCATATAATCTGGCCGAAAGCAGATATGGGCGTTATTGAGCTGAACAAGCAGGACGCACAGATTGGAATGTAACGTAATTTACATATGGGATGGGCTCATATGCAATATGTGGATAAATACTGGAGCCAGGGCTCTGGAAAAGATGTGAGTCCCGTGAGTCCCGCGGGGCTCTCCGGCTTGTAATATGGGTGTATTAAAAGTCTATCATTGAATTCAAAGTTCTTGGCTGTGTCATGTTTGAATCGATTGGCCACTACACGAGTCGACTCTGGTTTCCGCCTCCCTCCACTCAGAGCCTACATGGACGATATTACAACATTGACCACCACTGTCCCATGCACCAGGAGACTGCTCAGAAAACTCGAGGAGAACATCAGCTGGGCCCGTATGAAGATTAAACCATCCAAGTCACGCAGCATCTCGATTGGGAAGGGAGTACTCTCTGACCTGAAATTCTTCATCGGAGATGACCAAATCCCAACAGTATCTGAGCAGCCGGTAAAAGCCTTGGAAGGTGGAATGATGCAAGCCTGAAGGACAAAGACCAGGTGCAACAGTTGCGTAAAGACATCAGTAGTAGCCTACTGTCCATCGACAACACCCAGCTACCTGGAAAgttaaaggcctggtgtctgcagtttggtctcctaCCCCGGGTGTTGTGGCCCCCAGCAGTGTATGAGGTTCCAAtctcaacagtggagaagatggaaagaggagtcacaggctacttaaagaagtggctcggagttccacgatgccttaccaccataggcctctatggagatggtgtcctcaagctgtccctcaccagtctaacagaggaattcaagtgtgcaaaaaccaggctccagatgacactgaatgaatctcgagacccagtggtgagcaacaacgcgccgaccttggcaactggccGCAAATGGAGGCCAGGAAAAGCAGTCCAGGAGGCAACAGCAGCCCTCAGACATGCTGACACTGTGGGTCATGTTCAGCAAGGGAGAGGAGGCCTTGGGCTAACTAGCCGTGCTTCTTGGAGTAAGGCCACTGCACCAGAGCAGCGGAAGATGGTAGTGCAGGAAGTACGCCATCAGGAGGAGGCTGCAAGGTGGGCCAAGGCAGTCTCTCTTGCCAAACAGAGAAAGTGGACTCGAtgggacagtgtggagaagaggaagatcagctggaaggatctgtgggccatggaagcgaggcggttgagcttttccatcagagcaacatatggcgtccttccaacaccagttaatcttcaccaatggtatggtgaagatccggactgtgccctctgttcaatgccagccaacctcaggcacattctcacagggtgtaaaacaagcctcacccaaggacgctacagatggcgtcacaaccaagtccttaaaaaccttgcgtccgccctggaggacaagcgagctgccaccaactccctACCACCCCCAGCAGCATCACACCCCTTACGGACGACCTTTGTCCGCGAAGGGGCTAAACCATAGAAGAGCGGCTCTACACCATTAGAGCGAGACCAGCTGCGCTTGGCCCGCGACTGGaaaatgctagctgacattggccGGCAACTTGTGTTTCCTCCGGAGATCGCAACCACCACCCTAAGACCTAACATGGTGCTCTGGTCCCGTTCGCTCAAGAAGGTCTTCATCATTGAGCTCACAGTACCCTGGGAGGACTCAGTAGATGAGGCTTATGAGCTAAAACATCTGCGCTATGTCGATCTAGCTGCCGAAGCAcggcatcatggctggaacacagaagtccgaccagtggaggtgggctgcagaggttttgtggcaacatctacaaccagactgttcggcaatcaaagctgtatcggaggcggcagaaggcagcagtcaatggctctggatgaagaggaaagaccccagctgggccccgaagttagagggccaggaggtatgcggtcaacaatgcttgactcagggaggaggacgcccctgccatgcatagtcccatgggatgttggctatcaacaacaaggcaactcctatgactaattgggaatgggacgcaagcgtaggattgatcaccctgtcgctggccgcctttggggagggtgtatagtgtgaaaggcctaaacaccctaggaaccaaaggtacactactgacgatgccCTTCCCTAAtttcaccacgctcactgttcatgaactcttggaagtgcttgcacaaaggatagtaacatctcatcctgtgttcttggaatctcACAGAATTAGCTATTcaagttagttagctaacattagctagttaagagtcgatagctagctagttagataCTGGCTCGCTAACTAGAGATGTTACAGCAACCTACAATCAGATTTATTTTCCTGttgcacaaaaaaataaaaaaaataaacatctacTTGCAGCGTTCCAGCAGACTAGAAGTTTAGTGGTTTGCAAAAATGAGCAGGTCCCAGATGAGAGCGCGTGAGTGATTTCCATTGTTTTTACTTCTGCGTGTGCATGTGACACAAGCTCGTCCATGTAACAGCATGAATATAAACGTTAAGCACTTAGGCTGTGAGTGCTGGTGGAAAAAATCAGCCTCGAAGACAATTCATGGAAAAAATCTGTTTTTGGCACAAAGGTGATAACGAGGGTGTATTTTTAGCAAAGAATATGGACAACTCTAGAGAGCCAGATCTTGCCCGTTCAGAAGTGTCAGGACACCATATTTAGTACGCTCCAAACCCATTAAATTGTTCCATGGTATATATACAAACACCCACACAGGACCTATTGAAGGTCAGAGCTGTCCATGTCTGAATTGAAAGCAAAAAAGTAAATGTGTATTATAATTGTTAATACTGTATGACTATTGTTGTTGTTCCACTTATAATAATACATTTGTGCCTTAACCCGGATAGAGAAGTCAACTTTCCAAATGTGCTACAAAGACACTATTGGAATTGTCTTTCTGGGCTCGGCATCAGTTAAACTGCAGTACTGCAAATCTCCTCTCGGTACATGGGATGGCGTGAAAACCGGAACCCTGGACCCTTGAAAGAATTCCTCAACTTCAAAACTTTGTTCTCTCCATAGCAAAGCTCGCTTAGTTTCTATGCTGTACTCACTACTGGCCTCGTTTACTGTGATTGAACGGTAAAGACACACCCAATAAACACCCgcatcaaaccacacccccaagacAACTCACTGTTTGCGTGGATTTCGCTCTTTGAAATATGCTATCGAAACTTATTGTTTCTGCTTCGTGATTAAAATCACCACACCGGGAAGCAACATAAATCAAACATCCGATCATCACTCCTGATTTACTGCGCTCAGCCAACGCGTCAAAAGTCATGgacaaacttaaatcagttttgagCGGAACGGATGGACCCAATGAAAACGGCAACATCTTGCAGGTAAAAAACCGAATTGATCAAATGTAGTATAAATTGATATTATAGACTCATACTTAAACATTTAATCCACTGCCATTATTATATAAACATAATAATAATTTGATTTATCCAGTGTAAAATATGTGAAAGTAAACGAATCTAATTTAATGTAAGGTATATTCCTAAATCAATGCATCTTCTCTCTCATCATGTGAACCTGTGGATCCTCACGGAATTACTTTACTTGGTTCAGGCAGCGAATGAAGCATCTACTTTGGGTTGGGGTACACGAGTGAAGGGATTTATTATCTGTTTTGTGATTGGGGTCACCTGCTCAATCTTGGTAAGTGGATTTGAATATGTTGCTTTCCTATATACAATTATTTACAGTATTACAATGTGTGTTTTGCTTATTTGCGCACCACCCATTTCTGATCAGGAGACACCTGATCCAGAGAGATGTGGTGCTACAGGTTTATCCTGAGCTCAGGAATGTTCAACATCTCTTTTGTTTAATTGAGAGGCATTGTGTGCTCTTTTttttccaggtgaaactggtctCCTACGTGTGTCCGCCCCACATGACAAAACTTTTGCTTTTGGCAATAAAGCCCTTTTTCTACCCCcccaaattaaaatatatttatatttaaaatatttaaaatatatttacatacacagccCTGCTTGGCAGATAGAATTATCTAGACCAGACGAGGTCCGgtgcctgctggttttctgttctaccagATAATGAATTctacacacctggtgtcccaggtctaaatcagtccctgattagaggggaacgatgaaaaatgcagtggaactggcttcgaggtccagtgTTGAGTTTGAAAGGTCTAGACTCTGTAGAGCTTTACTCTGCTTACCCCTTCATAGTAGGAGGATGCATGTGCAAATTAAACATGACTGGTCATTGGTCAGAATAATCTGATCAGATTGTGATGTCATGCTCTGGCACAAAAACTCCATTCTTCATGAACAGGCTGAAATTCCTTGCACTGTTTTCAAAATGCTCTTACATTTTAAAAGGGCATtctcataattttcacaatttctgagTGTTATTTCGacatagtgtggaaatatcatAAAAACAGCAGGAGATCACATTTTGGACTGCACTGACCCTTTAAAAATGGTTATATTAATGACATCTTCAGTTTTGAGGTTGAAACTGATAAATTATCTGTCTTACCTCTACAGGGAGTCTGTATGCTCTTCATCCCCAAAGTAGGAATCCTCCTCTTCATCATATTTTATACCTTTGGAAACATCTCTTCACTCTGCAGGTGAGATTAAGCTGAATGCCCTCAACACCTGACGACTCAGGACCTTTTCAGTATGGCATTTCCTTCATGACAAATATGATTCAGTTCACTGTCAATGCCCTGATATGTGATTCTCTCCTTAGAAACATGTCAACAATTTATAACAGAGGTTGATTGTGTCCTATGTGAGTGTTTCCTTAGCCGTCTCTAACTAAACCTAACCTGTCCTCAGCACCGTAGATAATAACAGTTCTGTCCTATCAGCACCATGTTCCTGATGGGACCAGTCAAACAGCTGAAGAGGATGTGTGACAAGACCAGAGCTCTGGCCACTACTATCATGTTGGTGAGTACCAGCTACTAATGTTAGGTTTAGAAAGGACTGCattccgtgcttctacacctgcattgcttgctgtttggggttttaggctgggtttctgtacagcactttgagatatcagctgaagggctacgaagggctatataaataaaattggatttgatgtCATTTTGTAGCACTATGTGAATATGAAAATAATGAGAATCCTAGAAAGAAACCAAAGGTACATCAAGTTTGAATTAACTTATTTTCTGTTCTCTTTTCTAGACATGTCTTGTGTTGACTCTCTGTGCAGCCTTCTGGGTAAGGCCTATATTTTGATGAATTTTGTGATTTCttcattacatttttatttggctgTTCGTGCGTACAAAAAAATATTCGGTAGCCGAAGCCTTCACCCGCTAGttagtgattggtcaacagtactacTCCTAGTAGGAGCAGGAACTATGGACGGGAtttcttcaattaagtgtttgtCATTCAATGAGAGATTACTAGTTTTAATGCACTTTTAACTTCAGAAATACTGCACAAAACATCTTAGCAAGACGTCTAAATTAATGATTTCTTGATTTATCTTAGATGAATTCTGATTTATTTTGAACAAGTGTTATGGCTATGTTGCTACGGTGGATCACGAGGGACAAACAACAGTGATATTGCCAGGTCTTTAGGGAGTATGTGAGCATAGACCTTCGCTTCGCCTAGCTGAGTTGTGCTAAGAGCAAATTgaacatatacactacatggccaaaagtacctgctcgtcgaacatctcattccaaaaaacATGGGCATAAATATGGTGTTGATtttccccccctttgctgctataacagcctccactcttctgggaagtcattaatatggaggttctgctgctataacagcctccactcttctgggaaggctttccaatagacGTTGAAACtctgctgcagggacttgcttccattcaggcacaagagcattagtgaagttatttttgtatttatttggcctttatttaactaggcaagtcagttaagaacaaattcttattttcaatgatggcctaggaacagtgggttaactacctgttcaggggcagaatgacaggctaccctgccgccccagggcattgatgttgggcgattaggccaggCTCGCaatcagcattccaattcatgcCAACGGTGTTTGATGGTTGAGTTTAGGGCACTGTGAAggcaagtcaagttcttccacagcaATCTCAACAAaatatttctgtatggacctcgctttgtgcacgggggcattgtcatgctgaaacaggaaagggccttccccatgCTGTTGCTataaagttggaaacacagaatcatctagaatgtcattgtatgctgtagtgttaagatttcccttcactggaactaaggggcctagcccgaaccatgaaaaatagccccagaccattattcctcctccaccaaactttacagttgtcactaggcattagggcaggtagcgttctcctggcattcgccaaaccgagatttgtctgtcggactgcctgATGGTGAattgtgattcatcactccagagaacatgtttccaatgctccagagtccaatggtcgGGAGCTttgcaccactccagccaacgcttagcattgcgcatggtgatcttaggcttgtgtgcggctgctctgtcatggaaacccatttcatgaagctcccgaggAACAGTTAT containing:
- the sft2d2a gene encoding SFT2 domain containing 2a, with the translated sequence MDKLKSVLSGTDGPNENGNILQAANEASTLGWGTRVKGFIICFVIGVTCSILGVCMLFIPKVGILLFIIFYTFGNISSLCSTMFLMGPVKQLKRMCDKTRALATTIMLTCLVLTLCAAFWWVNFGLALMFCILQVLAFAWYGLSYIPFIRDAILKIITMCVK